AGTGATCATCGCGGCCGGGTCCTGGTCCGGTCGGACACAGAGGAAGGACAGCACTGAATGAACTCCCGTTGGGGACTGGGCTATCACCCGGCCATGCTCGGGCTGCGGCTCGCGCTGGAGGTCACCGCGTTGGTGTGCTTCGGATACTGGGCCTGGCACGTCTCTGCGCATGGGCTGCGGTATGTCACGGTGGTGGGCATACCGGTGTTGGTCGCCGTGGTCTGGGGGGTGTTCGCGACACCCGGCGATGCTTCGCGCTCCGGAGACACCGTCGT
This DNA window, taken from Streptomyces sp. NBC_00663, encodes the following:
- a CDS encoding YrdB family protein; this translates as MNSRWGLGYHPAMLGLRLALEVTALVCFGYWAWHVSAHGLRYVTVVGIPVLVAVVWGVFATPGDASRSGDTVVATVGPLRLLLELAVFFGGAAAAYVAGAQTPALVLAIVLVAYHAVSLDRIGWLLRN